Proteins from one Choloepus didactylus isolate mChoDid1 chromosome 4, mChoDid1.pri, whole genome shotgun sequence genomic window:
- the LOC119531528 gene encoding translation initiation factor IF-2-like produces MVPPSFCPGPPLSSGSADTSRYLWDERSPCSRPGPVCGRPGRADCQAGTRRSARPSGEEPGQGRAEARAEAHPRKGPTAPPREMARTGPTAGRSRPLGRVGAGTQGLRCAPAAGDLSEDAAEFRVQGPF; encoded by the coding sequence ATGGTACCGCCGTCTTTTTGCCCGGGACCGCCGCTAAGCAGCGGCAGCGCCGACACCTCCCGCTACCTCTGGGATGAGCGCTCCCCGTGCAGCCGCCCAGGCCCTGTCTGCGGCCGCCCGGGCCGGGCGGACTGTCAGGCGGGGACACGGCGGAGCGCCCGCCCGAGCGGGGAGGAGCCGGGGCAGGGCCGGGCCGAAGCGCGCGCCGAGGCCCATCCCCGGAAGGGGCCCACCGCCCCGCCCCGAGAGATGGCGCGCACAGGGCCGACGGCCGGCCGCTCCCGGCCTCTAGGCCGCGTTGGCGCCGGAACGCAAGGCTTGCGCTGTGCGCCCGCTGCCGGTGACCTCAGCGAGGACGCCGCGGAGTTCAGGGTGCAGGGGCCATTTTGA